The DNA sequence GAAAAATCATCCTTCAAAAAATCACTGATTGGTCATTCAGAACAGAAGAGGCCTATCTACAAAATAGAGAGCCAAAGCAGAAATGGAAACCATTCATATTTGGTCATTGTAGGTCGCCAACATCCCCCTGAAGTGACAGGTGCTCTTGCTCTCATGCCTTTTGTAGAAACACTTATGGCAGAGACGCCGCTCGCGACCCGTTTCCGAGAGAATTTTGGTATTGTGGTTGTTCCCGTCATGAATCCCGATGGGGTTGCTCTAGGCCATTGGCGCCATAATACCCGAGGGCAAGACTTAAATCGTGATTGGGGGCCTTTCAAACACGCAGAAACACAAGCTATCAAGAACGAATTAGAAAGATTTCAAGTCAATAATTCGAAGCCTAAAGATAGATTGGCTATGTTTCTAGATTTTCATTCGACGGGTCGAAATGTCCTCTATACTCAAAGCAATGAAGAAGAGACCTATCCGAGGGACTTTGCTAGAAAATGGCACAATTCTACCAGTGTTCGGTTCAAAAATTATAAAGCCGAGCGCGCAGAGCGTCCCTTAGCGAATTACACGCCAAATCAAGCTGCTTACAATACGTCAAAGAATTATATTTACCGCAAGTACGGTGTCGCAGCAATTACGTATGAGGTTGGTGACAACACAGACCGGCAAGCGCTTAAAGAAGCTGCAATTATCTATGCTGAAGAGATGATGCGGTTGATGTTAGAGGAGCTTCCTTCCTAATGCTGAAAACATCAATCATTGGTTTGTTCATCTTAAGTATAGTCTCTGTCCCCTTTCTTCAGGATAATGATGGTTTTGATGTCCTTCTTAAAGGAGGGAGCGTCTATACGGGGGCGAGTACTGTTGCCCAAAATTTATCCATTGGAATCAGAGGCGATAAAATCGTTTATCTCGGGCGAAACCAAAATCTGAAAGCAAAAAAGGTGATCGATGCATCTGGATTGATTGTTGCTCCTGGCTTCATCGATCCACATACTCATGCGCTACAAGGCTATCGGGGTGAAGTTGCGCATAGAAACATCAGTTTCATGACCCAAGGTGTGACGACATTATTTGCAGGTAATGATGGGGGTGGTCCGGTTCAAACAGGTGTAATTCTTGACCAAATGGAGCGGCAAGGATTGGGCACAAATATGGCCCTTTTCCTTGGGCATGGAGCTCTTAGAAGAACAGTTTTAGGCATGGAAGATCGAGCCCCAACAGATGTTGATATAGCGCAAATGAAGTCGATCGCAGAAAAAGCCTTTTACGAGGGGGCAGTCGGCTTATCTGCGGGGCTTTTTTATGCACCAGGTAGTTTTTCTGAAACAAAGGAAGTGATCGAGATTGCTAAAATTGCAGCTTCGCATGGCCGAATATACGATGTGCATTTAAGAGATGAGAGTAATTATTCTATTGGCCTGCTTCAATCGGTTGAGGAGACCTTAGAGATTGGTAGAAAAGCCAACATTCCAGTCCACATTGCTCATATCAAAGCTCTTGGTGTAGATGTCTGGGGTCAAAGTGTTAACGTCATTGAGATGATTGAGCAGGCTCAATCGCAAGGTGTGATTGTTTCTGCGGATCAATATCCATGGTCAGCATCGGGCACACGAGTGAGCAATGCGCTCTTACCAAGATGGAGTTTGGCTGGTGGCCAGGTGAAACGCGATGCGCGGCTAAAGAATGACAAACTTTTAGCAAGAATTAAATTAGAAATGGCGGAAAACCTTAGAAGAAGAGGGGGTAAACAATCGATCCTCCTCACAGGCGGTGCTGACAAATGGATCGGACAATATCTGGGTGATTATGCCTCTACAATTGGAATGACACCCGTAGACGCCGCGGTTTCAATCATTCTTGAAGGAGATGCTTCCATCGCTTCTTTTAATATGACTGAAGAAGATATTCAGAACTTTATGCAAAAAGAGTGGGTTGTGACTTCTTCGGATGGGGGCAGAGGCCACCCTAGGAAGTTTGCAAGTTTTCCAAGGAAATATGAGAGATATGTCCTAGGAAAGACGATAACTCTTGGTCAATTTATACGAAATTCTAGCTATAAAACTGCTAAAATTTTTGGTCTTAAAGGGCGCGGTGAGTTGGCTGTAGGAGCCTATGCAGATATTCTCGTGTTTAACCCTGAGACATATCGCCCTCAAGCCACATTCTCAAATAATACTCGTTTATCAGTAGGGGTTGACTATCTGTTGATCAACGGCCTTTTGGCCATCGAAGATGGAAAAGTCATGCCAGTGAATGCAGGGAAACCCCTTAGGGAATTTTATCGGCTGAATTAAAATATTTTTTTGAGGGATCCTCCTTCGTCTGCGTACTCGTTAATAGAGCATTCTTTTTGTCTAAAAAAGAGGCTCAGCAACGGAGAACATAGATAGGGAGTACCATCATGGATTGCCATGTTTCAGGGGAAGATCAGAAAAAATTATACCGTAAGGCGCTACTGGCAGGGATTTCTGTCGCAGCTTTACTTAGTGTTTCAGCTCATGCTCAAGATGATGAGAGTAATGAAGAGCTAGAAGAAATTGTAGTTGTGGGGTCACAAATCAAAGGTGCAAGAGTTTCAGGAACCTTGCCTGTGTCAGTAATGTCCAGTGATGACATTGACAACACAGGGGCTGCATCCGGAGATGAATTGTTTAGAGCTATCCCGCAAGCCGGTTTTGTCGCATTTAACGACAATAATGTTGGGGCTGGTGTCAATGCGGCTCGAGGAGATGTTAACTCCATTAATTTAAGAGGCCTTGGCACAGGCAATACGCTTGGGCTATTGAATGGCCGTCGTATGGTTCTTCATCCAGGCTTTCAGACCGAGAATTTAGTTCCTGTGGTAACTGTCAATTCAAATACCATTCCAACTTTAGGCGTTGGACGTGTTGAAGTCTTACGAGACGGTGCAGGCGCGATCTACGGTGCTGATGCGGTCGGCGGTGTTGTGAATACAGTCTTGCGTCACGACTTTGAAGGCATAACTGCTCAAGTAAGGTACGGCGCTTCGGATGGCACAAGTCGTGATGAGCTAACGGCTAGTTTCCAGGCGGGCTTTAACTTTAATGAAGGCGCGACACATTTGGCTTTATTCGGTTCTTATCAGACCCGCAGCGGCGTTCCTGCATCAGAGCGCCCGTATTCAGCATCTTCCGACAGGCGCCCCTTGGTAGAGGGAACAGCGTTTGAGGGAGATAGTGAGTTTAGGAATACGTCTAGTTCTTCGCCATGGGGCCGCTTCAGACTTGAGACGCGCATTGATAGTTTAGGGGATGATGATTTCCACATTCAACCGTCTAGCTTGTCAGGCTGTATTCATGATTTAGGGAATGGTTTGTGTATTGATAATGGTGGATCTGTTGATGAAAGCCTGCGGTTTGATTTTGATGCAGAGCGATATCTTAATCCAGACCTAGACCGTTTGAACTCCTTTGCAATGCTCACACATGAATTTGAGAATGGTGTTGAATATTATGCTGAGCTTGGCTTTTATAAATCTAAAACCCAGCGTCCTCAAACATATGGTTTGACATTAAGTGCATCGCGGTATCGCTTGCCGGCGGATGCTTACTGGAATCCTTTTGGCCCCACTACACTTGCAGATGGGACACCAAACCCAAACCGTCTTCCTGGCTTAACTGATGTACCTGAAGAAGGGTTGGAGATGACAGTTTATGGATATCGCCCAACAGATTTAGGGCCGCGTCTAGGGACTGTTCGCGGTGAGAGTTATCGCTTGTTAAGTGGTTTGCGCGGCCAGTGGAAGGACTGGGATTGGGACACAGCAGTTGTGTATTCTGAGGCAAAATCTAGGGATTTAACAAAAAATAGAATTTCATCTACGTTACTTCAGCAGGAGATTTCGAAAACAACGTCTGATGCCTTTAATCCATTCTTGGGCCCGACAGGTGGGAATTCTCAGGCTAGTCTTGATGCGATTGCCATCGATGTAAGACGTAATAATTCGACATCACTATTCCTTGCTGATTTTAAAGTATCTAATCCTGCGATCTATTCACTCCCAGCTGGTGATGTGGGTGTGGCTTTAGGCGTTGAAGCACGGAGAGAATCATTTGAAGATGATCGCGACGAACGTCTTGATGGAACGATTACTTTCACTGATGCTGTAACGGGAGATTTCAAAACAGAAAGTGATGTTGTGGGGTCAAGCCCTACGCCTGATACATCAGGGAGTCGTTGGGTAAAATCGGCTTTCGTTGAATTTGCCGTGCCTCTGGTTAGTCCTGAAATGGATGTGCCCCTGATGCAAAGTTTAGATCTACAGATTGCGGGCCGATATGAAGACTTTGATTACTCAGGTACGACTGCGAAACCAAAAATCGCACTTTCTTGGGTTCCCACAGATGGTCTACTTTTCCGAGGATCATGGTCGAAAGGATTTAGAGCGCCGAACTTAGTACAGCTCTTTGATACAGGCATTCGACGCCAGAATACACGCGATGATTATGTCCAGTGTCAGGCTCAAATTGAAAAAGGAATTATCAGCGATTTTGGCGATTGTTCTGGCGATGGTATCGAAAGTGTTCGCTCTGGTGCGAGAAGCCTTGAGAATGAAAATTCCACTCAATTTGGAGCTGGGATAGTTATTCAGCCAGAAGTCTTTCCTGGTCTTACCATTACAGCTGATTATTGGAGTCTGAAGCAGAATAATTTGATTGGTATCCTTGGAGATCAAAACCAAATTGCTCTAGATCTTGTTTTGCGTCAATCGGGCGGCTCAAATCCGAATGTTATCAGAAGAGCCCCTGATGCAGATCAGCAAGACCTTTTCGCAGGTACTAGTCTTGCTGCTGTGGGTGAAATCATAGAAGTACGGGATGCTTATCTCAATCTTGATAGTCGAAAAGTTGAAGGGTTGGACCTTGCTATTATTCAAGACATTGAAACTAACGACATGGGTAACTTTACCATTAAACTGAATGCGGCCCGCTTGCTGACCTTTGAGCAGTCTGCAGGGGAAACAAGTCAAAGCCTCATCGATAATAGTCCTGTCAATATTACAGGATTTGGTGACTTAATGGAGCAAAATGGTCGGCCCAAATGGCGCATGTCTTTGAGCATGAACTGGAAGAAGGATAATTATGGTGCGGGCTTGTTTGCGCGCTACGTTGGGGCCTTTGATGATACCAGTGCACGCATTTCCGTTAACGGTGAAGATGTATACTGGCGTGTCGAAGATTGGACAACAGTGAATGCTAATGTTCATTACACTTTCGAGAAGGGAGCGTTGGAAGATACACAGTTGCGATTAGGGGTGAATAACCTATTCGATAAGCAGCCTCCTCTTGCTGATGAGAATTTCGGTTTCTTTGGGAGTATGCACAATCCGATTGGACGTTTCTTCTATATTGATTTGAAGAAAACATTCTAAGACTTGTCAAAACTGAACAGAAACAGAGCCGCGGAAATTTTTCTGCGGCTTTGTTATATAGGCCTAAAAGAGCATCTTTAGAGTGCGACTTTCAAGCATGCCTTTGTTCCCTTGTTTGGGCTGCTTTCTATGATGAATTTCATATCAAGAAGCTTAGCGTAAGCTGCAACGATTGGTAGTCCCAGGCCTGTTCCTTCGACTGTACGCGTATAGACATTTTCGACCTGAGTGAAGGCCTTCATGGCAGAAGAAATTTGTTCATCTGTCATGCCAATGCCCTCGTCAGCAACAGTCAAGGTCACTTGCTTCTTTGTCCGTGTAACCTGTATAGAAACAGGGCTATTCGTCGGGCTAAATTTTAGTGCATTTGTAAGTAGATTTATAAGAATTTGACTCAGTAACCTTTTGTCAGTTTCAATGATAATCTTTTCATCCTCTTGGATAATGTCGACCTGTCTCTGTAATGTATCTGCACTTCCTGTTACAAGGTTTTTGCAGTGGCAAAGAAGGGCATTCAGATTGACAGAGTTTGTCTCTAATTTCATTTGACCAGCTTCGACTTTAGAAAGGTCAAGGATGTCATTGATCACATCTAGTAAATGCTTGCCGCTTGAATGGATTATGCCGAGATATTCTTGTTGTTTCTCGCTAGAAACCTTATTTCCAGTCTGATCTAGCATAAATTCAGAGTAGCCTAAAATGGCATTTAAAGGGGTTCTTAATTCATGACTCATGTGAGCAATGAAGCGGGATTTAGCGGAATTCGCTTCCAGTAAAAGAGTATTCGAATATTCAAGTTTTGATTGATATGATTTTGTTTGTTCTAATTGCTCGTTAATTGCTTGTTGGGCAGCAAATTGGCCCCGTCTTTGATATTCCATGGTAATGGCGAGCATCGAAGCAACAATGATGGTTGAGACGATTTCCACAGCGACCATACTGCCTTGCAGCTCAAGAAAGTAATATAAGCAAATCACTAGAGTGGTGGAACTGATGGTA is a window from the Temperatibacter marinus genome containing:
- a CDS encoding N-acyl-D-amino-acid deacylase family protein, producing the protein MLKTSIIGLFILSIVSVPFLQDNDGFDVLLKGGSVYTGASTVAQNLSIGIRGDKIVYLGRNQNLKAKKVIDASGLIVAPGFIDPHTHALQGYRGEVAHRNISFMTQGVTTLFAGNDGGGPVQTGVILDQMERQGLGTNMALFLGHGALRRTVLGMEDRAPTDVDIAQMKSIAEKAFYEGAVGLSAGLFYAPGSFSETKEVIEIAKIAASHGRIYDVHLRDESNYSIGLLQSVEETLEIGRKANIPVHIAHIKALGVDVWGQSVNVIEMIEQAQSQGVIVSADQYPWSASGTRVSNALLPRWSLAGGQVKRDARLKNDKLLARIKLEMAENLRRRGGKQSILLTGGADKWIGQYLGDYASTIGMTPVDAAVSIILEGDASIASFNMTEEDIQNFMQKEWVVTSSDGGRGHPRKFASFPRKYERYVLGKTITLGQFIRNSSYKTAKIFGLKGRGELAVGAYADILVFNPETYRPQATFSNNTRLSVGVDYLLINGLLAIEDGKVMPVNAGKPLREFYRLN
- a CDS encoding sensor histidine kinase is translated as MFKELINRYKTLYDQNSLTVLGPHYSDHSKRINIIRSEIFAYVIGIFLLGMTLLGVIENPKSTFMDLFEKSSYTSTFTLHCLVCFATALSLSFLKNDQLKFYIAMSFVGANLILNSYITFLDIKYGSGVLAFAIGHLTIAAMISIRIPILLSLFTISSTTLVICLYYFLELQGSMVAVEIVSTIIVASMLAITMEYQRRGQFAAQQAINEQLEQTKSYQSKLEYSNTLLLEANSAKSRFIAHMSHELRTPLNAILGYSEFMLDQTGNKVSSEKQQEYLGIIHSSGKHLLDVINDILDLSKVEAGQMKLETNSVNLNALLCHCKNLVTGSADTLQRQVDIIQEDEKIIIETDKRLLSQILINLLTNALKFSPTNSPVSIQVTRTKKQVTLTVADEGIGMTDEQISSAMKAFTQVENVYTRTVEGTGLGLPIVAAYAKLLDMKFIIESSPNKGTKACLKVAL
- a CDS encoding M14 family metallopeptidase; the protein is MNNYISIFLAVCLAVASGPVQAQAACETTDVAIKSDFESARLNGCKIAENGQIHLKITPEDSPPINPSPWYAFKVVPKSNASISVLLSYENGKHRYWPKVSTDGREWAPLPADKIEKIDPATVRLTLPEMAQPYYVAAQEMITNHVHTAWIDEMAEKSSFKKSLIGHSEQKRPIYKIESQSRNGNHSYLVIVGRQHPPEVTGALALMPFVETLMAETPLATRFRENFGIVVVPVMNPDGVALGHWRHNTRGQDLNRDWGPFKHAETQAIKNELERFQVNNSKPKDRLAMFLDFHSTGRNVLYTQSNEEETYPRDFARKWHNSTSVRFKNYKAERAERPLANYTPNQAAYNTSKNYIYRKYGVAAITYEVGDNTDRQALKEAAIIYAEEMMRLMLEELPS
- a CDS encoding TonB-dependent receptor plug domain-containing protein, which produces MDCHVSGEDQKKLYRKALLAGISVAALLSVSAHAQDDESNEELEEIVVVGSQIKGARVSGTLPVSVMSSDDIDNTGAASGDELFRAIPQAGFVAFNDNNVGAGVNAARGDVNSINLRGLGTGNTLGLLNGRRMVLHPGFQTENLVPVVTVNSNTIPTLGVGRVEVLRDGAGAIYGADAVGGVVNTVLRHDFEGITAQVRYGASDGTSRDELTASFQAGFNFNEGATHLALFGSYQTRSGVPASERPYSASSDRRPLVEGTAFEGDSEFRNTSSSSPWGRFRLETRIDSLGDDDFHIQPSSLSGCIHDLGNGLCIDNGGSVDESLRFDFDAERYLNPDLDRLNSFAMLTHEFENGVEYYAELGFYKSKTQRPQTYGLTLSASRYRLPADAYWNPFGPTTLADGTPNPNRLPGLTDVPEEGLEMTVYGYRPTDLGPRLGTVRGESYRLLSGLRGQWKDWDWDTAVVYSEAKSRDLTKNRISSTLLQQEISKTTSDAFNPFLGPTGGNSQASLDAIAIDVRRNNSTSLFLADFKVSNPAIYSLPAGDVGVALGVEARRESFEDDRDERLDGTITFTDAVTGDFKTESDVVGSSPTPDTSGSRWVKSAFVEFAVPLVSPEMDVPLMQSLDLQIAGRYEDFDYSGTTAKPKIALSWVPTDGLLFRGSWSKGFRAPNLVQLFDTGIRRQNTRDDYVQCQAQIEKGIISDFGDCSGDGIESVRSGARSLENENSTQFGAGIVIQPEVFPGLTITADYWSLKQNNLIGILGDQNQIALDLVLRQSGGSNPNVIRRAPDADQQDLFAGTSLAAVGEIIEVRDAYLNLDSRKVEGLDLAIIQDIETNDMGNFTIKLNAARLLTFEQSAGETSQSLIDNSPVNITGFGDLMEQNGRPKWRMSLSMNWKKDNYGAGLFARYVGAFDDTSARISVNGEDVYWRVEDWTTVNANVHYTFEKGALEDTQLRLGVNNLFDKQPPLADENFGFFGSMHNPIGRFFYIDLKKTF